In Lacerta agilis isolate rLacAgi1 chromosome 1, rLacAgi1.pri, whole genome shotgun sequence, the following proteins share a genomic window:
- the SDHAF2 gene encoding succinate dehydrogenase assembly factor 2, mitochondrial: MAALSVRRLFLLPACVLRSSKCCYRGDSPSDSGRDLLEIPLPPWQVRPHETPQRKRARLLYESRKRGMLENCLLLSFFAKENLNRMNEQQLDLYDRLINEPSNDWDIYYWATEAKPAPEIFENEVMEMLREFTKNKNREKRLQQPDLEYLVEGSH; this comes from the exons ATGGCGGCGCTGAGCGTTCGC cgcctctttctcctccccgccTGCGTCCTCCGCTCGTCGAAATGCTGCTACCGCGGGGACTCTCCCTCCGACTCCGGGCGGGATCTGCTGGAGATCCCTCTGCCGCCTTGGCAGGTCCGGCCCCACGAAACCCCGCAGAGGAAGCGCGCGAGGCTGCTGTACGAGAGCCGCAAGAGGGGCATGCTGGAGAACTGCCTCCTGCTCAG TTTCTTTGCCAAAGAGAATCTGAATCGAATGAATGAGCAACAGCTGGATCTTTATGATCGCCTGATTAATGAGCCCAGCAATGATTGGGATATCTACTACTGGGCAACAG AAGCAAAGCCTGCTCcagaaatatttgaaaatgaagTCATGGAGATGCTTAGAGAGTTTACCaaaaacaagaacagagaaaAGAGACTGCAACAACCAGATCTTGAATATCTTGTTGAAGGTTCACACTGA
- the CPSF7 gene encoding cleavage and polyadenylation specificity factor subunit 7 isoform X1, which produces MSEGVDLIDIYADEEFNQDSEFSNADQMDLYDDVLAASSQPTESCTSSSEPPPENRQEQSPKPNSKSPAILYTYSGLRNKRAAVYVGSFSWWTTDQQLTRIIRSVGVYDVVELKFAENRANGQSKGYAEVVVASENSVHKLLELLPGKILNGDKVEVKLATRQNLAQFEAQARKRVPPRAHSRDSSDSVDGRATPTENAVPPPRIEKPPVLPFFNRPPSALPLMGLPPPPIPPPPLTSSFGVPPPPPGIHYQHLMPPPPRLPPHLTVPPPGAVPPALHLNPAFFPPPNAAMGPPPDTYNKSSAAYNHSSRELGPLPPPVSEAEFEDIMNRNRAISSSAISKAVSGASAGDYSDAIETLLTAIAVIKQSRVANDERCRVLISSLKDCLHGIEAKSYSMGTSSSSSRKRHRSRDRSPSRSRESSRRHRDVVHNEDRHEDYFQERSRDHERHRDRDRERDRHH; this is translated from the exons ATGTCGGAAGGAGTGGACCTCATCGACATCTACGCCGACGAAGAGTTTAACCAG GACTCTGAGTTTAGTAATGCTGACCAGATGGATCTATATGACGACGTGCTAGCTGCCAGCTCACAACCTACTGAAAGTTGCACTAGCAGCTCCGAGCCACCACCCGAAAACCGGCAAGAGCAGTCTCCTAAGCCAAACAGCAAATCACCTGCTATCCTGTATACCTACAGTGGGCTGCGTAATAAGAGGGCTGCTGTTTATGTAGGCAGCTTCTCTTGG TGGACAACTGACCAGCAGCTGACCCGAATAATCCGTTCTGTGGGTGTTTATGATGTGGTGGAACTCAAGTTTGCTGAGAACAGAGCCAATGGCCAGTCCAAAGG GTATGCAGAAGTGGTGGTTGCCTCTGAGAACTCCGTCCACAAACTTCTGGAGCTGCTACCAGGGAAGATTCTCAATGGAGATAAAGTGGAAGTGAAGTTGGCTACCCGGCAAAACCTTGCACAGTTTGAGGCTCAGGCTCGAAAAA GGGTGCCTCCGAGGGCTCACTCAAGGGATTCATCCGACTCGGTAGATGGCAGAGCCACTCCAACAGAGAATGCTGTTCCACCGCCACGCATTGAGAAGCCTCCTGTGTTGCCTTTCTTCAACCGCCCTCCTTCTGCACTTCCTCTCATGGGGCTGCCACCTCCACCCATACCACCCCCTCCTCTTACCTCAAGCTTtggggtcccccctccccctccaggaATCCACTACCAACACctaatgccccctccccctcgaCTTCCTCCACACCTCACTGTGCCACCTCCTGGGGCCGTGCCACCTGCGCTGCACCTCAACCCAgccttcttccccccacccaatgCAGCAATGGGCCCCCCGCCAGACACCTATAACAAGAGCTCTGCAGCATACAACCACAGCAG CCGGGAACTGGGCCCATTGCCACCTCCTGTCAGTGAAGCTGAATTTGAAGATATCATGAACAGGAATCGAGCAATTTCCAGCAGTGCCATTTCCAAAGCTGTGTCTGGTGCCAGTGCAG GGGACTACAGCGATGCCATTGAGACCCTGCTCACAGCCATCGCTGTGATTAAACAGTCACGTGTCGCAAATGATGAGCGGTGTAGAGTCCTTATCTCTTCACTCAAGGATTGTCTTCATGGCATTGAAGCCAAGTCTTACAGCATGGgcaccagcagcagctcctccag AAAACGACACCGGTCTCGGGATAGATCACCCAGTCGATCTCGTGAGAGCAGTAGGAGGCACCGAGACGTGGTCCATAATGAAGATCGGCATGAGGACTATTTCCAGGAAAGAAGCCGGGATCATGAGCGACATAGAGACAGGGACAGAGAAAGAGACCGAcatcactga
- the CPSF7 gene encoding cleavage and polyadenylation specificity factor subunit 7 isoform X2, with amino-acid sequence MDLYDDVLAASSQPTESCTSSSEPPPENRQEQSPKPNSKSPAILYTYSGLRNKRAAVYVGSFSWWTTDQQLTRIIRSVGVYDVVELKFAENRANGQSKGYAEVVVASENSVHKLLELLPGKILNGDKVEVKLATRQNLAQFEAQARKRVPPRAHSRDSSDSVDGRATPTENAVPPPRIEKPPVLPFFNRPPSALPLMGLPPPPIPPPPLTSSFGVPPPPPGIHYQHLMPPPPRLPPHLTVPPPGAVPPALHLNPAFFPPPNAAMGPPPDTYNKSSAAYNHSSRELGPLPPPVSEAEFEDIMNRNRAISSSAISKAVSGASAGDYSDAIETLLTAIAVIKQSRVANDERCRVLISSLKDCLHGIEAKSYSMGTSSSSSRKRHRSRDRSPSRSRESSRRHRDVVHNEDRHEDYFQERSRDHERHRDRDRERDRHH; translated from the exons ATGGATCTATATGACGACGTGCTAGCTGCCAGCTCACAACCTACTGAAAGTTGCACTAGCAGCTCCGAGCCACCACCCGAAAACCGGCAAGAGCAGTCTCCTAAGCCAAACAGCAAATCACCTGCTATCCTGTATACCTACAGTGGGCTGCGTAATAAGAGGGCTGCTGTTTATGTAGGCAGCTTCTCTTGG TGGACAACTGACCAGCAGCTGACCCGAATAATCCGTTCTGTGGGTGTTTATGATGTGGTGGAACTCAAGTTTGCTGAGAACAGAGCCAATGGCCAGTCCAAAGG GTATGCAGAAGTGGTGGTTGCCTCTGAGAACTCCGTCCACAAACTTCTGGAGCTGCTACCAGGGAAGATTCTCAATGGAGATAAAGTGGAAGTGAAGTTGGCTACCCGGCAAAACCTTGCACAGTTTGAGGCTCAGGCTCGAAAAA GGGTGCCTCCGAGGGCTCACTCAAGGGATTCATCCGACTCGGTAGATGGCAGAGCCACTCCAACAGAGAATGCTGTTCCACCGCCACGCATTGAGAAGCCTCCTGTGTTGCCTTTCTTCAACCGCCCTCCTTCTGCACTTCCTCTCATGGGGCTGCCACCTCCACCCATACCACCCCCTCCTCTTACCTCAAGCTTtggggtcccccctccccctccaggaATCCACTACCAACACctaatgccccctccccctcgaCTTCCTCCACACCTCACTGTGCCACCTCCTGGGGCCGTGCCACCTGCGCTGCACCTCAACCCAgccttcttccccccacccaatgCAGCAATGGGCCCCCCGCCAGACACCTATAACAAGAGCTCTGCAGCATACAACCACAGCAG CCGGGAACTGGGCCCATTGCCACCTCCTGTCAGTGAAGCTGAATTTGAAGATATCATGAACAGGAATCGAGCAATTTCCAGCAGTGCCATTTCCAAAGCTGTGTCTGGTGCCAGTGCAG GGGACTACAGCGATGCCATTGAGACCCTGCTCACAGCCATCGCTGTGATTAAACAGTCACGTGTCGCAAATGATGAGCGGTGTAGAGTCCTTATCTCTTCACTCAAGGATTGTCTTCATGGCATTGAAGCCAAGTCTTACAGCATGGgcaccagcagcagctcctccag AAAACGACACCGGTCTCGGGATAGATCACCCAGTCGATCTCGTGAGAGCAGTAGGAGGCACCGAGACGTGGTCCATAATGAAGATCGGCATGAGGACTATTTCCAGGAAAGAAGCCGGGATCATGAGCGACATAGAGACAGGGACAGAGAAAGAGACCGAcatcactga
- the LOC117051119 gene encoding fascin-like: protein MTYSLEFGLVNAANRYLTAEPFRFQVAATGKQLKPRQLWVLQFVSPQGAGAAGPGEGAGQKLHLISALKRYLAADANGKVTCDQDKPGPQTFFLLHQYPDGKVSLQNEQSKRYLGGAEDNVTCFAQAATETEKWTLHLAVHPNVAMYSPNRKRYVRCDDKTGVLRCDRDMPWGAESVITIYYDFRGLESNGERRQFTPYIPAKKYGLRNGAGKLLASNGSLVPDVTPQTLYSLEVHGGLVALRDEEGKYLTGREGSMRTVKMDKPGREELFSMESSPAQVSMRSSSTNKFICCRPGADLYANAMAVGNTEIFQVLFDDTTKKVCFRSHSGAYMSLGPNDCINSNTKQDRNVWFDIQYQDQKVCLRIADKQVSMRPNGQLLAIPKAAGKSEDFLLVLVNRPLLVLHSDAGYVGLCSDMRKLEGNCVSYVASSLSLTEEGYYNFQVGSKYWALDTDGQVLVNSDRPSNFTIQFASSSCLIIKAPNNKFFVAEQGGRLWAGASDASGATLFHF from the exons ATGACATACTCACTAGAATTTGGCCTTGTTAACGCGGCCAACCGGTACCTGACTGCTGAACCTTTCCGTTTCCAGGTGGCAGCTACAGGCAAGCAACTGAAGCCTCGCCAGTTGTGGGTACTGCAGTTTGTGAGCCCACAGGGAGCTGGGGCAGCTGGCCcaggagaaggagctggccaAAAGCTTCACCTAATCAGTGCACTGAAACGCTACTTGGCGGCTGACGCAAATGGAAAAGTCACCTGTGACCAGGACAAACCAGGGCCTCAGACCTTCTTTCTCTTGCATCAGTATCCAGATGGCAAG GTGTCTTTGCAAAATGAACAGTCCAAGCGCTACCTGGGTGGAGCAGAGGATAATGTCACTTGCTTTGCCCAAGCTGCCACCGAAACCGAAAAATGGACCCTCCACCTGGCTGTGCACCCCAATGTTGCCATGTACAGCCCCAACAGGAAGCGTTATGTGCGGTGTGATGATAAAACGGGGGTACTGCGCTGTGACCGTGACATGCCCTGGGGAGCTGAATCAGTCATCACTATCTACTATGATTTCAGAG GTCTGGAGTCCAATGGTGAGAGAAGGCAATTTACCCCATACATACCAG CAAAGAAGTATGGATTGAGGAATGGGGCTGGCAAACTGTTGGCTTCCAATGGCTCACTGGTGCCAGATGTTACCCCACAAACTTTGTACTCCCTGGAGGTGCATGGCGGCTTGGTCGCTCTGCGGGATGAGGAGGGAAAGTACTTGACTGGGCGAGAGGGTAGCATGAGAACTGTAAAGATGGACAAACCTGGACGGGAGGAACTCTTCAGCATGGAATCCAGCCCTGCCCAGGTCTCGATGCGCTCCTCTTCTACTAACAAGTTCATTTGCTGCAGGCCAG GTGCTGATCTCTATGCCAATGCTATGGCTGTCGGCAACACAGAGATCTTCCAGGTGCTGTTTGATGACACCACAAAGAAAGTCTGCTTCCGTAGCCACAGTGGCGCATATATGTCCTTG GGTCCTAATGACTGTATTAACAGCAACACCAAACAGGACAGGAATGTCTGGTTCGACATCCAGTATCAAGACCAAAAGGTGTGTCTCCGCATAGCAGACAAGCAAGTGTCCATGCGGCCCAATGGACAGCTCCTGGCAATTCCCAAAGCTGCAG GGAAGAGTGAGGATTTCCTGCTGGTGCTGGTGAACCGGCCACTGCTTGTCCTGCACAGTGATGCTGGCTACGTGGGTCTGTGTTCTGACATGAGGAAGTTGGAAGGGAACTGCGTCAGCTATGTTGCCAGCAGCCTGTCACTCACCGAGGAAGGCTACTACAACTTCCAAGTTG GCAGCAAGTACTGGGCTCTGGATACAGATGGACAAGTCTTGGTAAACAGTGACCGTCCCAGCAATTTCACCATCCAGTTTGCATCCTCCAGCTGCCTGATCATCAAAGCACCCAACAACAAGTTTTTTGTGGCTGAGCAAGGAGGCCGACTATGGGCAGGGGCTTCGGATGCATCTGGAGCAACACTGTTCCATTTCTGA